A DNA window from Massilia putida contains the following coding sequences:
- a CDS encoding NAD-dependent succinate-semialdehyde dehydrogenase produces MFKLNDPSLLRQQAYIDGRWCDADAGKTVAVVNPATGETLGTVPHMGAEETRRAIDAANAAWPAWRKKTARERALVLRKWNDLMLENAIDLASIMTAEQGKPLAESKGEIAYAASFFEWFGEQAKRIEGDVLESPAPDRRIVVTKEPIGVCAAITPWNFPAAMIARKVAPALAAGCPIVLKPAELTPYSALALAVLAERAGVPPGVFSIVIGDSKTIGAEMCANPVVRKLSFTGSTAVGRLLMEQCAPTVKKLSLELGGNASFIVFDDADLDAAVEGAMASKYRNMGQTCVCANRIYVQDGIYDAFAQKLTAAVAKLKVGNGMEPGVNQGPLIEEKAVEKVEHHIADALGKGARLLLGGKRHPLGHTFFEPTVLADVTPQMLISDEETFGPVAPLFRFKTEDDVIALANATEYGLASYFYARDIGRVWRVAERIESGMVGVNTGLISNEVAPFGGVKQSGLGREGSKYGMDDYLVIKYICLGGM; encoded by the coding sequence ATGTTCAAGCTCAACGATCCCTCCCTCCTGCGCCAGCAGGCGTATATCGACGGTCGCTGGTGCGACGCCGACGCCGGCAAGACGGTCGCCGTCGTCAATCCCGCCACCGGCGAAACGCTCGGCACCGTGCCGCACATGGGGGCCGAGGAAACCCGGCGCGCCATCGACGCGGCCAATGCCGCCTGGCCCGCATGGCGCAAGAAAACGGCGCGCGAACGCGCCCTCGTCCTGCGCAAGTGGAACGACCTGATGCTGGAGAATGCCATCGACCTGGCGTCCATCATGACGGCCGAGCAGGGCAAGCCACTGGCCGAATCGAAAGGGGAAATTGCCTACGCCGCCTCGTTCTTCGAATGGTTCGGCGAGCAGGCCAAGCGCATCGAGGGCGACGTGCTGGAATCACCCGCGCCCGACCGCCGCATCGTCGTCACGAAGGAACCGATCGGCGTGTGCGCCGCGATCACGCCGTGGAATTTCCCGGCCGCGATGATCGCCCGCAAGGTCGCGCCCGCGCTGGCCGCGGGCTGTCCCATCGTCCTGAAACCGGCCGAGCTGACGCCGTATTCCGCCCTCGCGCTGGCCGTGCTGGCCGAACGCGCCGGCGTGCCGCCGGGCGTGTTTTCCATCGTGATCGGCGACTCGAAAACGATCGGCGCCGAGATGTGCGCGAATCCCGTTGTCCGCAAGCTCAGCTTTACGGGATCCACGGCCGTCGGCCGGTTGCTGATGGAACAATGCGCGCCGACGGTCAAGAAGCTGTCGCTGGAACTGGGCGGCAACGCGTCGTTCATCGTGTTCGACGACGCCGATCTCGACGCGGCCGTCGAAGGCGCGATGGCCTCGAAATACCGCAACATGGGACAGACCTGCGTGTGCGCCAACCGCATCTATGTGCAGGATGGCATCTACGATGCGTTCGCGCAAAAGCTGACGGCGGCCGTCGCGAAACTCAAGGTCGGCAACGGCATGGAACCGGGCGTGAACCAGGGGCCGCTGATCGAAGAAAAAGCTGTCGAGAAAGTCGAGCATCACATCGCGGACGCGCTCGGCAAAGGCGCCCGCCTGCTGCTGGGCGGCAAGCGCCATCCGCTGGGCCACACGTTCTTCGAACCGACCGTGCTGGCCGACGTCACGCCGCAGATGCTCATCTCGGACGAGGAAACCTTCGGCCCCGTGGCGCCGCTGTTCCGCTTCAAGACGGAGGACGACGTGATCGCCCTCGCCAACGCGACGGAATACGGCCTGGCGTCGTATTTCTACGCGCGCGACATCGGCCGCGTGTGGCGCGTGGCCGAGCGGATCGAATCGGGCATGGTGGGCGTGAACACGGGCCTGATCTCGAACGAGGTCGCGCCGTTCGGCGGCGTCAAGCAATCGGGCCTGGGCCGCGAAGGATCGAAGTACGGCATGGACGATTATCTCGTCATCAAGTACATCTGCCTAGGCGGCATGTGA